One Qipengyuania gaetbuli genomic region harbors:
- a CDS encoding surface lipoprotein assembly modifier gives MHAQDSVSDVQSVELTNAELFAVADAARDRGELELAAQAYEALASNEEGPLKREALFRLAMLRADLQQRYADAAVLFRRILDEEPDNARVRIELARMQAMMGNLGEASRELRAAQAAGLPPEVEQMVRFYAQALTAQRPFGASFRVALAPDSNINRATRSDTLDTILGDFTLDEDAQETSGVGLSLQGQLFGKVGIDKRSDLLLRLSASGDIYRESQFDDYIVALQAGPQYRLWGGTLDVAATASHRWFGQESYSLTVGATADYRLPVSDTAQLRVSATVTDNDNRRNDLQDGTRLALRSGVDLALDARSGLGANLMAVRTGARDPGYANVTGGIDGYLYREFGSVTAVLDLGYSHLEADRRLLLFPERRVDDRFSVALSGTLRTLRLGNFAPVVKVEYEKNLSTVGIYKYNRLAGEIGVAAAF, from the coding sequence TTGCATGCGCAGGACAGTGTTTCCGATGTGCAAAGCGTCGAGCTGACCAATGCCGAACTCTTCGCCGTGGCCGATGCCGCGCGCGATCGCGGCGAGCTGGAGCTTGCCGCGCAGGCTTACGAGGCACTGGCGAGCAACGAGGAAGGCCCGCTCAAACGCGAAGCCCTGTTCCGCCTCGCCATGCTGCGCGCGGACCTGCAGCAGCGCTATGCGGATGCCGCCGTGCTGTTCCGCCGGATCCTCGACGAAGAACCCGACAATGCGCGCGTCCGCATCGAACTGGCGCGGATGCAGGCCATGATGGGCAACCTTGGCGAAGCGAGCCGCGAACTGCGTGCCGCGCAGGCAGCCGGACTGCCGCCCGAGGTGGAGCAGATGGTGCGCTTCTATGCGCAGGCGCTCACCGCGCAGCGACCTTTCGGCGCCAGCTTCCGTGTCGCGCTGGCACCCGACAGCAATATCAACCGCGCCACGCGTTCCGATACGCTCGACACGATCCTGGGCGATTTCACGCTCGACGAGGATGCGCAGGAAACCTCCGGCGTCGGTCTGTCGCTGCAGGGGCAGCTGTTCGGCAAGGTCGGTATCGACAAGCGGTCCGACCTGCTACTGCGCCTGTCGGCAAGCGGCGATATCTACCGGGAAAGCCAGTTCGACGATTACATCGTCGCATTGCAGGCAGGGCCGCAATACCGGCTGTGGGGCGGAACGCTGGATGTGGCCGCCACCGCGTCGCATCGCTGGTTCGGGCAGGAAAGCTATTCGCTGACAGTCGGGGCGACCGCCGATTATCGCCTGCCGGTATCCGACACCGCGCAGCTGCGCGTGTCCGCCACGGTCACGGACAATGACAACCGCCGCAACGATCTGCAGGACGGCACGCGGCTGGCGCTGCGGAGCGGGGTCGACCTCGCGCTCGATGCGCGCAGCGGCTTGGGCGCGAACCTGATGGCGGTGCGCACGGGCGCGCGCGATCCGGGATATGCCAATGTCACGGGCGGTATCGACGGCTATCTCTACCGCGAATTCGGCTCGGTCACGGCGGTGCTCGACCTGGGCTATTCGCACCTCGAGGCGGACCGGCGACTACTGCTGTTTCCCGAGCGCCGCGTAGACGACCGCTTCTCGGTTGCTTTGTCCGGAACGCTGAGGACTTTGCGCCTCGGGAACTTCGCGCCGGTCGTTAAGGTCGAATACGAAAAAAATCTTTCAACCGTCGGTATATATAAATACAATCGTCTTGCCGGAGAGATCGGAGTCGCTGCGGCGTTTTAG
- a CDS encoding TIR domain-containing protein yields MSDEEGQTGQADAPRPSVFLSYTRTDSERARQLISALEQSGFDMWWDGLIEGGVDYLPTIESALLGADCVIVLWSHDSVESAWVRDEAESGRDRGRLVPVTLDGTIAPLGFRQLQLIDVRGWKGDPKAPQVQRIVSAVKRAIDAGQTRGGKTGGHHGHVLPPLPAEQTGVSRRTLVLGGLGVGVAGAALGAWQFGLFPGSNGDTAVAMAVLGFANLTGDEDQSWFTSGLSNELRQMLARNPLLRVSAPTSSTLQTDEDDFSIGRALGVPNILRGSVQRAGDIVRISAELVAVEDGMVRWGETYDRKLEDVFAVQTEIARTVALRLVAQIASESEAARSIADQEGVGGTKDLQAYEAFLRGSALADASAGYETDRAALEQFETAIRIDPAFAKAHAMRAQMLAAVANATDDSADWARLYDASIKAAERAIELAPTLPKGHISLGFSLNNGRLDPKAARPHYTRALELAPGDADVQRAVALFYAYNGEGAEALRLIETALKLDPINPRAFRTAGFVALLAGDFATASAHGEKALSFGANLSSAHYIVGVSQYMLGDLAKSEAAFAQEPVPLFGQVGLAIVRHRLGRQAEAKAAFDEMVADYGDAGLYQQVQVLAQWGEKARAIELLAQASELKDPGLLFAPSDPLVDPLRDMPEFDRIIAPLAW; encoded by the coding sequence ATGTCGGACGAGGAAGGGCAGACCGGGCAAGCGGATGCACCTCGCCCCAGCGTGTTCCTCAGCTACACCCGCACGGACAGCGAACGCGCACGCCAATTGATCTCGGCGCTCGAACAGTCGGGCTTCGACATGTGGTGGGACGGGCTTATCGAAGGCGGCGTCGACTACCTTCCGACGATCGAATCCGCCCTGCTCGGCGCGGATTGCGTGATCGTCCTGTGGTCGCATGATTCGGTGGAATCCGCCTGGGTTCGCGACGAAGCCGAAAGCGGCCGCGACCGTGGCCGTCTGGTGCCGGTAACGCTGGACGGCACGATCGCACCGCTCGGTTTCCGGCAGTTGCAGCTGATCGATGTCAGGGGCTGGAAGGGCGATCCAAAGGCACCGCAGGTCCAACGGATCGTATCCGCGGTAAAGCGGGCGATCGACGCCGGGCAGACGCGCGGGGGCAAGACCGGCGGCCACCATGGGCATGTCCTCCCTCCCCTCCCCGCCGAACAAACTGGTGTCTCCCGCCGGACGCTCGTTCTAGGCGGTCTCGGGGTCGGTGTCGCAGGGGCGGCGCTTGGCGCGTGGCAATTTGGCCTGTTTCCGGGGAGCAATGGCGATACGGCCGTGGCCATGGCCGTTCTTGGATTTGCCAATCTGACCGGGGATGAAGACCAGTCTTGGTTCACCAGCGGGCTGTCCAACGAACTGCGCCAGATGCTCGCGCGCAATCCGTTGCTGCGCGTGTCCGCGCCGACGTCGTCCACCCTGCAAACGGACGAGGACGATTTTTCCATCGGACGCGCGCTCGGCGTGCCCAATATCCTGCGCGGCAGCGTGCAGCGCGCAGGCGACATCGTGCGCATCAGCGCCGAACTCGTCGCGGTCGAGGACGGGATGGTCCGCTGGGGCGAGACCTACGACCGCAAGCTGGAAGACGTTTTCGCGGTCCAGACCGAAATCGCCCGCACGGTGGCATTGCGGCTGGTCGCCCAGATCGCCAGCGAAAGCGAGGCGGCAAGGAGCATTGCCGACCAGGAAGGCGTCGGCGGCACCAAGGACCTGCAGGCCTATGAAGCGTTCCTGCGCGGCTCCGCCCTTGCCGATGCCTCGGCTGGATACGAAACCGACCGCGCCGCGCTCGAACAGTTCGAGACTGCGATCCGGATTGATCCGGCCTTCGCCAAGGCGCATGCCATGCGCGCGCAAATGCTGGCCGCAGTGGCGAATGCGACAGACGATTCCGCAGACTGGGCCCGCTTGTACGATGCCTCGATCAAGGCCGCAGAGCGCGCCATCGAGCTGGCCCCCACCCTGCCCAAGGGACACATCTCGCTGGGCTTTTCCCTCAATAATGGCCGGCTCGATCCCAAGGCTGCGCGGCCCCACTACACGCGCGCACTGGAACTTGCGCCGGGCGATGCCGACGTGCAGCGCGCGGTCGCCCTGTTCTATGCCTATAACGGCGAAGGGGCCGAGGCCCTGCGGCTGATCGAGACGGCCCTCAAGCTCGACCCCATCAATCCGCGAGCCTTCCGCACGGCCGGCTTCGTCGCGCTGCTGGCCGGGGATTTCGCAACCGCATCGGCCCATGGCGAGAAGGCGCTGTCATTCGGCGCCAATCTGTCGAGCGCGCATTATATCGTCGGCGTCTCGCAATACATGCTGGGCGATCTTGCGAAGTCGGAGGCTGCCTTCGCACAGGAACCGGTTCCGCTGTTCGGCCAGGTCGGCTTGGCGATCGTGCGGCACAGGCTTGGGCGGCAGGCAGAGGCAAAGGCGGCCTTCGACGAAATGGTGGCCGATTACGGCGATGCCGGCCTTTACCAGCAGGTGCAGGTCCTTGCCCAATGGGGCGAGAAAGCGCGCGCCATCGAACTGCTGGCACAGGCAAGCGAGCTCAAGGACCCGGGCCTGTTGTTCGCGCCCAGTGACCCGCTGGTCGATCCGCTGCGCGACATGCCCGAATTCGACCGGATCATCGCTCCGCTGGCTTGGTGA
- a CDS encoding carboxynorspermidine decarboxylase, which yields METKAGDPGAFAHFDLSRVDSPAFVVDAAKLRANCQVLADIRDAADIKVLAALKAFSMWATAPIIGEYLDGVCTSGLWEARLASEFYDGEIATYSAAYKPEELEEVCRLSDHVIFNSPGQLERASLILEAARAAGQSFDVGLRINPQHPTGEVPRYDPSSPGSRLGFPIDQLTPEIMEQVDGIHFHNLCEQDFEPLHETWDKVFDAIEPWFGQLKWINMGGGHHITRADYQREELVEFLRDAKEDTGAEIYLEPGEAVALDAGILVGTILDTGYNGLPVAVADISATCHMPDVIEAPYRPAMLGEATDQETPEVRIGGPSCLAGDVIGDYRIPGGAEIGKRFAFLDQAHYSMVKTNTFNGVQLPSIWLWDSDTDQLELVKEFGYETFRDRLS from the coding sequence ATGGAAACCAAAGCCGGCGACCCGGGGGCCTTTGCCCATTTCGACCTCTCCCGCGTGGACAGCCCCGCATTCGTGGTGGATGCGGCCAAGCTGCGCGCCAATTGCCAGGTGCTCGCCGACATCCGCGATGCCGCCGACATCAAGGTGCTCGCCGCTCTGAAGGCGTTCTCCATGTGGGCCACCGCGCCGATCATCGGCGAGTATCTCGACGGCGTGTGCACCTCGGGCCTTTGGGAAGCCCGGCTCGCTTCCGAATTCTACGACGGCGAGATCGCCACCTATTCCGCCGCCTACAAGCCGGAGGAACTGGAAGAGGTCTGCCGCCTGTCCGACCATGTGATCTTCAATTCCCCCGGCCAGCTCGAACGCGCCTCGCTGATCCTCGAGGCGGCGCGCGCGGCAGGGCAGAGCTTCGACGTGGGCCTGCGCATCAATCCGCAGCATCCCACAGGCGAAGTGCCGCGCTACGATCCCTCCAGCCCCGGCAGCCGTCTCGGCTTCCCGATCGACCAGCTCACGCCCGAGATCATGGAGCAGGTCGACGGCATCCACTTCCACAATCTGTGCGAGCAGGATTTCGAGCCGCTCCACGAAACCTGGGACAAGGTCTTCGACGCGATCGAACCGTGGTTCGGCCAGCTCAAGTGGATCAACATGGGCGGCGGCCACCACATCACCCGTGCCGACTACCAGCGCGAGGAACTGGTCGAGTTCCTGCGTGACGCCAAGGAAGACACGGGCGCGGAAATCTATCTCGAACCGGGCGAGGCGGTGGCGCTGGATGCAGGCATCCTCGTGGGCACGATCCTCGACACCGGATACAACGGCCTGCCGGTCGCGGTGGCGGACATTTCCGCCACCTGCCACATGCCCGACGTGATCGAAGCGCCCTATCGCCCGGCCATGCTGGGCGAGGCGACCGACCAAGAGACACCCGAAGTGCGCATCGGCGGTCCTTCCTGCCTCGCAGGCGACGTGATCGGCGACTACCGCATCCCGGGCGGCGCGGAGATCGGCAAGCGCTTCGCCTTCCTCGACCAGGCGCATTATTCGATGGTCAAGACCAACACTTTCAACGGCGTGCAGCTGCCCAGCATCTGGCTGTGGGACAGCGACACCGACCAGCTCGAGCTGGTGAAGGAGTTCGGCTACGAGACCTTCCGCGACCGGTTGAGCTGA
- a CDS encoding peptidyl-alpha-hydroxyglycine alpha-amidating lyase family protein has product MRGFHVIIGAALLASCTSAPREEAPRAEVDADWPSIPTDAIFGQPSAVDIDSHGHVFVLHRAGREWEEPFTTKPIAEDTVFMFSQEGQLLARWGAGQFIMPHGLSVDAEDDIWITDVAREQVLRFSHDGEEELVMGVRGESGEDSGHFGRPADVDFLGDRVLVADGYVNTRVALFDREGKYLGEWGGPGEDAGELDLPHAVSTDGERVYVADRENARISVFSTEGEPLGQWRGLERGHTYSVKPLGGGWVLAVEGRDMLDRTGAMVRVYRPDGTVERSFDLALEGEGASLGHDIALDSAGRAYMIDVYGNRVIRFGVDAPAGGAGD; this is encoded by the coding sequence ATGAGGGGATTTCACGTCATCATCGGCGCCGCGTTGCTGGCATCCTGCACCAGCGCCCCGCGCGAGGAAGCGCCACGCGCTGAAGTCGATGCCGACTGGCCCTCGATCCCAACCGATGCGATTTTCGGCCAGCCGAGCGCGGTCGATATCGACAGCCACGGCCACGTCTTCGTGCTCCACCGCGCGGGCCGCGAATGGGAAGAGCCTTTCACCACCAAGCCGATTGCCGAGGACACGGTCTTCATGTTCTCGCAGGAAGGGCAGTTGCTGGCGCGCTGGGGCGCGGGGCAGTTCATCATGCCGCACGGCCTGTCGGTGGACGCAGAGGACGACATCTGGATCACCGATGTCGCGCGCGAACAGGTGCTGCGCTTCTCGCATGACGGCGAGGAAGAGCTGGTCATGGGCGTGCGCGGCGAAAGCGGCGAGGACTCCGGCCACTTTGGACGGCCTGCCGACGTCGATTTCCTCGGTGACAGGGTGCTGGTCGCAGACGGCTATGTGAACACCCGCGTCGCGCTGTTCGACCGCGAGGGCAAATACCTCGGCGAATGGGGCGGTCCGGGCGAGGATGCGGGCGAACTCGACCTGCCCCACGCCGTCTCCACCGATGGCGAGCGGGTCTATGTCGCGGACCGCGAGAATGCGCGGATTTCCGTCTTCTCGACCGAAGGCGAACCGCTCGGCCAGTGGCGCGGGCTGGAGCGCGGTCATACCTACAGTGTCAAACCGCTCGGCGGGGGCTGGGTGCTGGCGGTCGAAGGGCGCGACATGCTCGACCGCACCGGCGCCATGGTCCGCGTCTACCGGCCCGACGGCACGGTGGAGCGCAGCTTCGACCTCGCTCTGGAGGGCGAGGGCGCGAGCCTCGGCCACGACATCGCGCTCGACAGTGCGGGGCGCGCCTACATGATCGACGTCTACGGCAACCGCGTGATCCGCTTCGGCGTGGATGCGCCTGCGGGCGGGGCGGGCGACTAG
- a CDS encoding saccharopine dehydrogenase family protein — protein MSTVLVIGAGGVSSVCVHKMAMNKDIFTDIHLASRTKSKCDAIAASVKDRTGVDVATYEIDAEEVPAMVNLIRKVQPSLVVNLALPYQDLPIMDACLEAGVSYLDTANYEPKDEAKFEYHWQWAYHDRFKEAGLMALLGSGFDPGVTSVFTMWLKKHKLKTIRQLDILDCNGGDHGQAFATNFNPEINIREVTAPARHWENGEFVETPAMAKKVEFDFEGVGPKNMYMMYHEELESLAKFNPEMERARFWMTFGDEYIKHLTVLQNVGMTRIDPIKYKGKEIIPLQFLAAVLPKPETLGETTKGNTNIGVIATGEALDGSGEKTFYINNICSHEAAYEETGNQAVSYTTGVPAMIGSAMMVTGKWAGDGVFNMEEMDPDPFMDMLNAHGLPWHVKELDGPVDF, from the coding sequence ATGTCGACAGTACTGGTCATCGGGGCAGGCGGCGTAAGCTCGGTCTGCGTTCACAAGATGGCGATGAACAAGGACATCTTCACCGATATCCACCTGGCCAGCCGCACCAAGAGCAAGTGCGATGCGATCGCCGCTTCGGTGAAGGACCGCACGGGCGTCGACGTGGCGACCTACGAGATCGATGCCGAGGAAGTGCCGGCGATGGTCAATCTGATCCGCAAGGTGCAGCCGAGCCTCGTCGTGAACCTCGCGCTGCCGTACCAGGACCTGCCGATCATGGACGCCTGCCTCGAGGCGGGTGTGTCCTATCTCGACACCGCGAACTACGAGCCCAAGGACGAGGCCAAGTTCGAATACCACTGGCAGTGGGCCTATCACGACCGCTTCAAGGAAGCAGGGCTGATGGCGCTGCTGGGTTCGGGCTTTGATCCGGGCGTCACCAGCGTCTTCACCATGTGGCTGAAGAAGCACAAGCTGAAGACCATCCGCCAGCTCGACATCCTTGACTGCAACGGCGGCGATCATGGCCAGGCCTTCGCCACCAACTTCAACCCCGAAATCAACATCCGCGAAGTGACCGCGCCCGCGCGTCATTGGGAAAACGGCGAATTCGTCGAAACCCCGGCGATGGCGAAGAAGGTCGAATTCGACTTCGAAGGCGTCGGCCCCAAGAACATGTACATGATGTATCACGAGGAGCTGGAAAGCCTCGCCAAGTTCAATCCGGAGATGGAGCGTGCGCGCTTCTGGATGACCTTCGGCGATGAATACATCAAGCACCTGACCGTGCTGCAGAACGTCGGCATGACGCGGATCGATCCGATCAAGTACAAGGGCAAGGAAATCATCCCGCTGCAGTTCCTTGCCGCCGTCCTGCCCAAGCCCGAAACGCTGGGCGAAACGACCAAGGGCAACACCAATATCGGTGTCATCGCCACCGGCGAGGCGCTCGACGGGTCGGGCGAGAAGACCTTCTACATCAACAATATCTGCAGCCACGAAGCGGCTTACGAGGAAACCGGCAACCAGGCGGTGTCCTATACCACGGGCGTACCCGCGATGATCGGTTCGGCCATGATGGTCACCGGCAAGTGGGCCGGCGATGGCGTGTTCAACATGGAAGAAATGGACCCCGATCCATTCATGGACATGCTCAATGCCCATGGCCTGCCGTGGCACGTAAAGGAACTGGACGGTCCGGTCGATTTCTAG
- a CDS encoding threonine/serine dehydratase, giving the protein MCSILYAMPREYPTLTEQREPTRDGVLAAARSIAAILPPAPLLPVEIGGVTAHVKAESLQPVGAFKIRGGWWRLSNLTEEERERGVVAVSSGNHAQGVAWAARRLDIAATIVMPRNAPKVKLEATRALGAEIVLYERPGEDRDEVAAKLVAERGSVLVHAFGDPWVIEGQGSAGVEIEAQLGHAPSRLVVCCGGGGLAAGLALACPESAIHVVEPEGWDMVGRSLAAGEIVRAGANPPATICDALQPDATKPINLAVLQGRAEPGVAVTDEEVRAAQRFAFAKLNLVVEPGGAAALAAALAGKVPVDADTVIMVTGGNTDAASFAATIGGD; this is encoded by the coding sequence ATGTGTTCCATCCTGTATGCCATGCCGAGGGAGTATCCGACTTTGACCGAGCAGCGCGAACCGACCCGCGACGGCGTGCTGGCAGCCGCCCGCTCCATCGCCGCGATCCTTCCCCCGGCGCCGCTGCTGCCGGTCGAGATCGGGGGCGTCACGGCCCATGTGAAAGCAGAGAGCCTGCAACCGGTCGGCGCCTTCAAGATCAGGGGCGGCTGGTGGCGCCTGTCCAACCTTACCGAGGAAGAGCGGGAGCGCGGCGTGGTCGCCGTCTCCTCCGGCAATCATGCGCAAGGGGTTGCCTGGGCGGCACGCCGCCTGGACATCGCCGCGACCATCGTGATGCCGCGCAATGCGCCCAAGGTGAAGCTGGAGGCGACCCGCGCGCTGGGGGCCGAAATCGTCCTCTACGAACGCCCCGGCGAAGACCGCGACGAGGTTGCCGCCAAGCTCGTAGCGGAACGCGGCAGCGTGCTTGTGCACGCTTTCGGCGATCCGTGGGTGATCGAGGGCCAGGGCAGCGCGGGCGTGGAGATCGAGGCGCAGCTCGGCCATGCGCCTTCGCGGCTGGTCGTGTGCTGCGGCGGCGGAGGCCTTGCAGCAGGCCTCGCCCTCGCTTGCCCCGAAAGCGCGATCCACGTGGTCGAGCCCGAAGGCTGGGACATGGTCGGCCGCTCGCTGGCAGCAGGCGAGATCGTACGGGCCGGAGCGAACCCGCCGGCCACCATCTGCGATGCGCTGCAGCCCGATGCGACGAAGCCGATCAACCTCGCCGTGCTGCAAGGCCGCGCAGAGCCGGGCGTTGCCGTCACCGACGAGGAAGTGCGTGCAGCCCAGCGTTTCGCCTTTGCGAAGCTCAACCTTGTGGTCGAACCGGGCGGCGCAGCAGCGCTGGCAGCAGCGCTGGCGGGCAAGGTGCCGGTGGATGCGGACACGGTGATCATGGTGACGGGCGGCAATACCGACGCCGCCAGCTTTGCCGCCACGATAGGTGGCGATTGA
- a CDS encoding MAPEG family protein, giving the protein MQAQMLAPAAVLVVWSLAMLFWTAFTRFPAMKKSGMDLANAKPGGRGQDLEGVVPDKVQWKSHNYAHLMEQPTLFYAVTMIIALMGAAAGDVTAAWIYVGLRVIHSVWQATVNVVSVRFMLFIASTLALLYLAYRALALTLFA; this is encoded by the coding sequence ATGCAGGCTCAAATGCTCGCACCGGCTGCGGTGCTCGTCGTATGGTCGCTGGCCATGCTGTTCTGGACGGCGTTCACGCGCTTTCCCGCCATGAAGAAGAGCGGGATGGACCTCGCCAACGCCAAGCCGGGCGGCCGCGGGCAGGACCTCGAAGGCGTCGTTCCGGACAAGGTCCAGTGGAAATCGCACAACTACGCCCACCTGATGGAACAGCCAACGCTGTTCTATGCCGTCACCATGATCATCGCGCTGATGGGAGCAGCCGCCGGTGACGTGACTGCGGCGTGGATCTACGTGGGCCTCAGGGTCATCCACTCGGTCTGGCAGGCAACCGTGAACGTGGTGTCGGTGCGCTTCATGCTGTTCATCGCATCGACGCTGGCGCTGCTCTACCTCGCCTATCGCGCGCTCGCGCTTACCCTCTTCGCCTGA
- a CDS encoding MAPEG family protein: MMDIAHSPILQPVVILFAWTMVMWIWMYATRIPAMSRNPKLDPVNMVGSTGAGLRAELPDKVNWKADNYNHLHEAPTVFYAVALVLAITGWGVGMNALLAWIYVGLRIIHSLVQATSNRVLVRFVLFALSSVVLMALIFHAAIVTFDIHF, translated from the coding sequence ATGATGGATATCGCCCATTCGCCCATCCTCCAGCCCGTCGTGATCCTGTTTGCCTGGACCATGGTGATGTGGATCTGGATGTACGCCACCCGCATTCCGGCAATGAGCCGCAATCCCAAGCTCGACCCGGTGAACATGGTCGGCTCGACCGGCGCGGGATTGCGCGCCGAACTGCCGGACAAGGTCAACTGGAAGGCCGACAACTACAACCACCTGCACGAGGCGCCGACCGTGTTCTACGCGGTCGCCCTGGTGCTGGCGATCACCGGTTGGGGCGTCGGGATGAACGCGCTTCTGGCGTGGATCTACGTCGGGCTGCGCATCATCCACTCGCTCGTCCAGGCGACGAGCAACAGGGTGCTGGTGCGCTTCGTACTGTTCGCCCTGTCGAGCGTGGTGCTGATGGCGCTGATCTTCCACGCCGCCATCGTGACGTTCGACATCCACTTCTGA
- the trxB gene encoding thioredoxin-disulfide reductase, with amino-acid sequence MATHRTKMLIIGSGPAGYSAAIYGARAMMEPIVVQGLQPGGQLTITTDVENYPGFRDVIQGPWLMEEMKAQAEHVGTRMMWDTIVEVDLANGSPFRAIGDSGDEYIGDVLVIATGAQAKWLGVPGEMELGGKGVSACATCDGFFYRGKKVAVIGGGNTAVEEALYLTNHSDDVTLIHRRDELRAEKILQDRLLNHPKISVLWNKTVESFEAGENGALSHLRLRDTVTGEDSNFSCDGAFVAIGHAPATELFKGKLPMDDSGYLVVEPGTPKTSIPGVFAAGDVMDHTYRQAVTAAGTGCMAALDAERFLATLDVAEREAAE; translated from the coding sequence ATGGCTACCCACCGCACCAAGATGCTCATCATCGGCTCCGGCCCTGCCGGCTATTCCGCCGCCATTTACGGCGCGCGCGCGATGATGGAACCGATCGTGGTGCAGGGCCTCCAGCCCGGCGGGCAGCTGACGATCACCACCGATGTCGAGAACTATCCCGGCTTCCGCGACGTCATCCAGGGCCCCTGGCTCATGGAAGAGATGAAAGCGCAGGCCGAGCATGTCGGCACGCGCATGATGTGGGACACGATCGTCGAGGTCGATCTTGCCAACGGATCGCCCTTCCGCGCGATCGGTGACAGCGGCGACGAATACATCGGAGACGTGCTGGTCATCGCTACCGGGGCACAGGCCAAGTGGCTCGGCGTTCCGGGCGAAATGGAACTGGGCGGCAAGGGCGTATCGGCTTGCGCGACCTGCGACGGGTTCTTCTACCGCGGCAAGAAGGTCGCGGTGATCGGCGGCGGCAATACCGCGGTCGAGGAAGCGCTCTACCTTACCAACCATTCGGATGACGTGACGCTGATCCACCGCCGCGACGAGCTGCGGGCGGAGAAGATCCTGCAGGACCGCCTGCTCAACCATCCCAAGATCTCGGTCCTGTGGAACAAGACGGTCGAGAGCTTCGAGGCCGGCGAGAACGGCGCTCTGTCGCACCTGCGGCTCCGCGATACCGTGACGGGCGAGGACAGCAACTTCTCCTGCGACGGGGCCTTTGTCGCCATCGGCCATGCGCCGGCGACCGAACTGTTCAAGGGCAAGCTGCCGATGGACGACAGCGGCTATCTTGTCGTCGAACCGGGCACCCCCAAGACCTCGATCCCCGGCGTCTTCGCGGCCGGCGACGTCATGGATCACACCTATCGCCAGGCGGTGACCGCAGCCGGAACGGGCTGCATGGCAGCGCTCGATGCGGAACGCTTCCTCGCCACGCTGGACGTCGCGGAGCGCGAAGCGGCGGAGTAA
- a CDS encoding tyrosine-protein phosphatase, giving the protein MIRDPFISTDGIHNFRDYGGWETGEGARVKSGLLWRSGQHVDASDADLRAIADLHIRTVIDLRGESERERHPCRRVEGFDGEVVFYEGETSSSPPHMDVDEHTTTAEFARQRMMAVYTRMPRNPAMIDMFGRYLRILAEREGASLVHCFAGKDRTGVAAMLLLHILGVDRDRQMAEFLRTNEAPSMDVLAAQSVPGIEERLGRKLDDAAVKALLGVHEDYLHTFWREVEADHGSLDAFISGVLGVDEPVRERLRSAYLA; this is encoded by the coding sequence ATGATTCGCGATCCCTTCATCAGCACCGACGGCATTCACAACTTCCGCGACTACGGCGGGTGGGAGACCGGCGAGGGTGCGCGAGTGAAAAGCGGGTTGCTGTGGCGTTCGGGCCAGCACGTGGATGCGAGCGATGCCGACCTGCGGGCGATCGCAGACCTCCATATCCGCACCGTCATCGACCTTCGCGGCGAGAGCGAGCGTGAACGCCATCCTTGCCGCCGGGTGGAAGGCTTCGACGGCGAGGTCGTGTTCTACGAGGGCGAGACCAGTTCGAGCCCGCCGCACATGGATGTCGACGAACACACGACCACGGCCGAATTCGCCCGCCAGCGGATGATGGCAGTATACACGCGCATGCCGCGCAACCCGGCCATGATCGACATGTTCGGCCGCTATTTGCGCATCTTGGCGGAACGCGAAGGGGCAAGCCTCGTCCATTGCTTCGCGGGCAAGGATCGCACGGGCGTGGCGGCGATGCTTCTCCTGCACATCCTCGGGGTCGACAGGGACCGGCAGATGGCCGAATTCCTGCGCACCAACGAAGCACCCAGCATGGACGTGCTTGCCGCCCAGTCCGTCCCGGGTATCGAGGAAAGGCTCGGCCGTAAGCTCGACGATGCCGCGGTCAAGGCGCTGCTCGGGGTGCATGAGGATTACCTTCACACCTTCTGGCGCGAGGTCGAGGCGGACCACGGCTCGCTCGATGCCTTCATTAGCGGTGTCTTAGGTGTGGATGAGCCTGTGCGTGAACGCCTCCGCAGCGCCTACCTGGCGTGA